Proteins encoded within one genomic window of Rhododendron vialii isolate Sample 1 chromosome 1a, ASM3025357v1:
- the LOC131326191 gene encoding protein YIP4b: MSHGDTIPLHSTSQSDIDEIENLIHSTLQSNPQATVLPARPPSPPRIPVSSSPFIPSNLPPPPPPASHQKPTPVPPAASAPPPPPPRSGESIGASGFGSPPNTLTEPVWDTVKRDLSRIVSNLKLVVFPNPYREDPGKALRDWDLWGPFLFIVFLGLVLSWSASVKKSEVFAVAFALLAAGAVILTLNVLLLGGHIIFFQSLSLLGYCLVPLDIGALVCMLYDNVILKVIVVCVTLAWSSWAAYPFMSTAVNPKRKALALYPVLLMYVSVGFLIIAID, encoded by the exons ATGTCACACGGCGACACAATACCCCTCCACTCCACATCCCAGTCCGACATCGACGAGATCGAGAACCTCATCCACTCCACCCTTCAATCAAACCCCCAAGCCACCGTCCTACCCGCCCGCCCACCAAGCCCGCCCCGCATCCCCGTCTCCTCCTCCCCCTTCATCCCCTCGAATCTAcccccgccgccgccgcccGCCTCCCACCAGAAACCCACCCCGGTTCCGCCGGCCGCGTCAGCTCCGCCTCCTCCCCCGCCGAGATCCGGTGAGAGTATTGGGGCCTCGGGCTTCGGGTCGCCTCCGAACACGTTGACGGAGCCCGTGTGGGACACGGTGAAGAGAGATCTATCGAGGATCGTTAGCAATTTGAAGCTGGTCGTGTTTCCGAATCCGTATCGGGAGGATCCGGGGAAGGCGTTGAGGGATTGGGATCTGTGGGGCCCGTTCCTCTTCATTGTCTTCCTTGGCCTCGTTCTCTCCTGGTCTGCATCTGTTAAGAAG TCTGAGGTTTTTGCTGTTGCATTTGCACTACTTGCTGCTGGCGCTGTGATTCTCACGTTGAATGTACTACTTctg GGGGGTCACATAATCTTCTTCCAGAGTCTGAGTCTTCTGGGTTACTGTCTAGTCCCTCTTGATATTGGAGCCCTTGTATGCATGTTGTACGACAATGTGATACTGAAGGTGATTGTCGTTTGTGTGACGTTGGCTTGGAGCTCATGGGCTGCTTACCCATTCATGAGCACAGCTGTGAACCCAAAGAGGAAAGCTCTTGCACTCTATCCTGTTCTTCTCATGTATGTATCTGTTGGTTTTCTCATCATTGCAATCGATTAG
- the LOC131323698 gene encoding xyloglucan endotransglucosylase protein 7-like: MASSSSSSSSSLRVSALLLVMSIVSGSAMVVSAGNFYQDMDITWGNGRGQILDNGGLLTLSLDNFSGSGFQSKNQYLFGKLDMQLKLIPGNSAGTVTTYYLSSQGSTHDEIDMEFLGNLSGDPYILHTNVFSQGKGNREQQFYLWFDPTADFHTYSILWNPQNIIFSVDGIPIRQFKNEESNGVPYPQYQAMRVYASLWDAEDWATRGGLVKTDWTKAPFTASYKNFSANACVWSNGASSCGSSTSGSNSNSWLSEQLDDATQGQMKWVQNNYMIYNYCTDTKRFPQGLPQECSMS; this comes from the exons atggcttcttcttcttcttcttcttcttcttctttaagaGTTTCAGCATTGTTGCTTGTGATGTCTATTGTGAGTGGTTCAGCAATGGTTGTCTCCGCTGGTAATTTCTACCAAGACATGGACATCACATGGGGCAACGGCCGAGGTCAGATACTCGACAACGGCGGCCTTCTCACTCTTTCACTCGACAACTTCTCTGGCTCTGGCTTCCAATCCAAGAATCAATACCTCTTTGGGAAATTGGATATGCAACTCAAGCTCATCCCCGGAAACTCTGCTGGCACCGTCACCACCTATTAT TTATCCTCACAAGGATCAACCCATGACGAGATAGACATGGAATTCCTGGGGAATTTGAGTGGTGATCCTTACATTCTCCACACCAATGTCTTTAGTCAAGGAAAGGGAAACAGAGAGCAACAATTCTACCTGTGGTTCGACCCAACTGCAGATTTCCACACCTACTCCATCCTTTGGAACCCACAAAACATCAT ATTTTCAGTAGATGGGATACCCATTAGACAGTTCAAGAATGAGGAGTCAAATGGTGTTCCATACCCACAATACCAAGCCATGAGGGTATACGCAAGCCTGTGGGATGCTGAGGATTGGGCAACAAGGGGTGGGCTTGTGAAGACTGACTGGACGAAAGCCCCGTTCACTGCTTCGTATAAAAACTTCAGTGCAAACGCTTGCGTTTGGTCTAATGGAGCATCTTCTTGTGGTTCCAGTACCTCTGGGAGTAACAGTAATTCATGGTTATCAGAACAGTTGGACGACGCGACCCAAGGCCAGATGAAATGGGTGCAGAACAACTACATGATTTACAATTACTGCACTGATACCAAGAGGTTCCCCCAAGGCTTGCCTCAGGAATGCAGCATGTCCTAA
- the LOC131323708 gene encoding probable xyloglucan endotransglucosylase/hydrolase protein 23 codes for MAASLSYSTAALCLSILVLLASSLVPSAASFNQDFDVTWGDSRAKILNNGDLLTLSLDKTSGSGFQSKNEYLFGKIDMRLKLVPGNSAGTVTAYYLSSQGSTHDEIDFEFLGNLSGDPYTLHTNVYSQGKGDREQQFRLWFDPSADFHTFSILWNPKGIVFSVDGTPVREFKNMESIGVPYPKNQPMKIYSSIWNADQWATRGGLVKTDWTQAPFTTSYANFKSDACIWSSGASSCGSSLASGGNTWMSQELDATGIERMKWVHNNHMIYNYCTDAKRFPQGFPPECKATAS; via the exons ATGGCTGCTTCCCTTTCATATTCCACAGCTGCCTTGTGTTTGTCAATCCTTGTGCTACTTGCTTCTTCACTGGTTCCTTCAGCTGCTAGCTTCAACCAAGACTTCGACGTCACTTGGGGCGACAGTCGAGCCAAGATACTCAACAACGGCGACcttcttactctctctcttgACAAAACATCCGGTTCGGGGTTTCAATCAAAGAACGAATATTTATTTGGGAAGATTGATATGCGGCTCAAGCTCGTCCCTGGAAACTCTGCTGGCACAGTTACGGCATACTAC TTATCATCACAAGGATCAACCCACGATGAGATAGACTTTGAATTCTTGGGGAACTTGAGTGGCGATCCTTATACTCTTCACACGAACGTGTACAGTCAAGGAAAGGGTGACAGGGAACAGCAGTTTCGGCTTTGGTTCGACCCTTCTGCCGATTTCCACACCTTCTCCATCCTATGGAACCCCAAAGGAATTGT TTTCTCCGTGGATGGAACCCCGGTTAGAGAGTTCAAGAACATGGAGTCAATTGGCGTTCCATACCCAAAGAACCAGCCGATGAAGATATACTCCAGCATTTGGAATGCTGACCAGTGGGCGACTAGAGGGGGACTCGTCAAGACAGACTGGACTCAAGCTCCCTTTACCACTTCATATGCGAATTTCAAATCCGACGCTTGCATTTGGTCTTCTGGGGCATCATCTTGTGGTAGTTCCTTGGCCTCCGGAGGCAACACATGGATGTCGCAAGAGCTGGATGCCACGGGCATAGAGCGGATGAAATGGGTGCACAACAACCACATGATCTACAACTATTGTACCGATGCTAAACGATTTCCCCAAGGATTCCCCCCAGAATGCAAAGCCACAGCATCCTGA